The bacterium DNA segment AGGTGGATTCCCGAATTCTGAGAAGGCATGGAGACAAGCTGTTTCAATCCCGATATACCCATCTCTTTCTAACGAAAACGTTAAAGTTATCTTAAATAATATATTAAAGTATACAAAGTGAAATTCCTCAGAAACAAAAGATATCTACTTTTAATTAACGGCATCTTCCTTGTTTTAATTCTATATTCTAAAAACTACCTGACAGCACTAAAGCTATCATGGTTTTTTATTTTGGCTGTTGCTTTATTGATCTCCTACATTGTTACCCCACTTGTAGGGATTATAGCAACTAAAATAGGTGCTATGGATATTCCAGATGAAAGGAAGATTCATAAAAAACCTGTTCCGCGGCTTGGTGGACTTGCGATATATACAGCACTGATAATATCAATAATACTTAATTTCCATTTCTCACTAGCACTCAAGGGAGTTGTTATTGGGGGCAGCATCATTTTTATAATGGGAGTGATAGATGATATTAAAGGGCTCAAAGCTTCAATAAGGCTGATAGGACAGCTTATAGCAGTCATGATTCTAATAAAATATGGAGTCATTTTAAACACATTTTCACATACAAATATGGGTCATATAGGAAATATATTGCTTACAATATTCTGGATTATTGGAATAATAAATGCACTGAATTTTCTTGACGGTATGGACGGGCTTGCGGCAGGAATTACAGTGATAAGCTCTTTTATGTTCTTTATAATCGCATTAGGCACAGGCCAGCATT contains these protein-coding regions:
- a CDS encoding undecaprenyl/decaprenyl-phosphate alpha-N-acetylglucosaminyl 1-phosphate transferase, encoding MKFLRNKRYLLLINGIFLVLILYSKNYLTALKLSWFFILAVALLISYIVTPLVGIIATKIGAMDIPDERKIHKKPVPRLGGLAIYTALIISIILNFHFSLALKGVVIGGSIIFIMGVIDDIKGLKASIRLIGQLIAVMILIKYGVILNTFSHTNMGHIGNILLTIFWIIGIINALNFLDGMDGLAAGITVISSFMFFIIALGTGQHYLSYMAIALIGACIGFLFYNFKPASIFLGDSGSTLLGFLLASFAVMGWWAEKNILVALGIPVLILSVLIFDMIYITVSRIASGKVKNFREWIEYTGQDHLHHRLLNLGLSEKQTVLMIYLISFILGIATLVLRNADKLNACLLLLQAVLIFALIAILMKLGKKKAS